A single Dunckerocampus dactyliophorus isolate RoL2022-P2 chromosome 2, RoL_Ddac_1.1, whole genome shotgun sequence DNA region contains:
- the LOC129177528 gene encoding WD repeat-containing protein 37 isoform X2, with product MPVESSSSGVVRQAKQKRKSHSLSIKRTNSTEQERSGLQRDMLDGQDSKLPLSLRTNLIDLFSQIEREFENLYIENIELRREIETLNDRLTADGQTLEGTDLAKGALKTKTSHSTSQLSQKLKTTYKASTSKPRSNSCHAPVGGARNFSVSGWELWGGDSWIVSSFKTTTSRALCQLLREYVGHRDGIWDLSVTRTQPMVLGTASADHTAMLWSIETGKCLLKYLGHQGSVNSIKFHPTEQMALTASGDQTAHIWRFMVQLPTPQPVVDVSQPLCDDDVDVSDKDEAEVEAEGPNDCPSVRVASTTLRSHQGVVIAADWLVGGKQAVTASWDRAANLYDVETSELVHSLTGHDQELTHCCTHPTQRLVVTSSRDTTFRLWDFRDPSIHSVNVFQGHTDTVTSAVFTVGDNVVSGSDDRTVKVWDLKNMRSPIATIRTDSAVNRISVSVSQKIIALPHDNRQVRLFDMSGVRLARLPRSNRQGHRRMVCCSAWCEDNTSCNLFTCGFDRQAIGWNINIPALLLEK from the exons ATGCCGGTGGAGAGCAGTAGCAGCGGTGTGGTCCGGCAGGCCAAGCAGAAGAGAAAGTCTCACAGTCTGTCCATCAAGAGGACCAACAGCACTGAGCAGGAGCGCTCGGGCCTGCAAAGAGACATGCTGGATGGACAG GACTCCAAATTGCCTCTGTCCCTGAGGACCAACCTGATCGACCTGTTCAGTCAGATTGAGAGAGAGTTTGAGAATCTCTACATCGAGAACATTGAGC TTCGCAGAGAGATTGAGACGTTGAACGATCGCTTGACTGCGGACGGTCAGACCCTAGAAGGCACAGACTTGGCCAAAGGAGCCCTGAAAACAAAAA CGAGTCACAGCACCAGTCAGCTGTCACAGAAACTAAAGACCACCTACAAAGCGTCCACCAGCAAG CCGCGTTCAAACTCTTGCCACGCCCCCGTAGGCGGAGCCCGCAACTTCAGCGTAAGCGGGTGGGAGTTGTGGGGCGGAGACTCATGG ATTGTGTCCAGTTTCAAAACCACCACGTCCAGAGCTTTGTGTCAGCTGCTCAGAGAGTACGTGGGCCACAGAGACGGTATCTGGGACCTGAGCGTGACCCGGACCCAGCCCATGGTGCTTGGTACTGCATCTGCAG ACCACACAGCCATGTTGTGGAGCATCGAGACGGGGAAATGTCTCCTCAAATATCTGGGCCATCAAGGATCAG TGAACTCCATCAAATTCCACCCCACTGAACAAATGGCGCTAACAG CATCTGGAGACCAGACAGCTCACATCTGGAGGTTCATGGTGCAGTTGCCCACACCGCAGCCTGTCGTTGACGTCAGC CAACCCCTCTGCGACGACGACGTGGACGTTTCTGACAAAGACGAGGCTGAGGTGGAAGCGGAGGGTCCCAACGACTGCCCATCTGTGCGTGTGGCATCCACCACGCTGCGCAGCCACCAGGGCGTGGTCATTGCTGCCGACTGGCTGGTGGGGGGCAAGCAGGCGGTGACGGCCTCCTGGGACCGAGCCGCCAACCTTTACGACGTGGAGACATCGGAGCTAGTCCACTCGCTCACCG GTCACGACCAGGAGCTGACGCACTGCTGCACCCATCCCACCCAGCGCCTGGTGGTCACCTCATCTAGAGACACTACCTTCAGACTGTGGGACTTCAGAGACCCGTCCATCCACTCCGTCAATGTCTTCCAGGGACACACAGA CACGGTGACGTCTGCTGTCTTCACGGTGGGGGACAACGTGGTGTCAGGGAGCGATGACCGCACCGTCAAAGTGTGGGACCTGAAGAACATGAGGTCACCCATAGCAACCATCCGCACAGACTCTGCTGTCAACAG GATCAGCGTGTCAGTGAGTCAGAAGATCATTGCTCTCCCTCACGACAATCGGCAGGTCCGACTGTTCGACATGTCAGGAGTGCGACTGGCCCGCCTGCCCAGAAGTAACAGACAG GGTCACCGCCGCATGGTATGCTGCTCAGCGTGGTGTGAGGACAACACCTCCTGCAACTTGTTCACGTGCGGCTTTGACCGCCAGGCCATTGGCTGGAACATCAACATCCCCGCCCTCCTGCTGGAGAAGTGA
- the LOC129177528 gene encoding WD repeat-containing protein 37 isoform X3: MPVESSSSGVVRQAKQKRKSHSLSIKRTNSTEQERSGLQRDMLDGQSSDNLECLARMEDSKLPLSLRTNLIDLFSQIEREFENLYIENIELRREIETLNDRLTADGQTLEGTDLAKGALKTKTSHSTSQLSQKLKTTYKASTSKIVSSFKTTTSRALCQLLREYVGHRDGIWDLSVTRTQPMVLGTASADHTAMLWSIETGKCLLKYLGHQGSVNSIKFHPTEQMALTASGDQTAHIWRFMVQLPTPQPVVDVSQPLCDDDVDVSDKDEAEVEAEGPNDCPSVRVASTTLRSHQGVVIAADWLVGGKQAVTASWDRAANLYDVETSELVHSLTGHDQELTHCCTHPTQRLVVTSSRDTTFRLWDFRDPSIHSVNVFQGHTDTVTSAVFTVGDNVVSGSDDRTVKVWDLKNMRSPIATIRTDSAVNRISVSVSQKIIALPHDNRQVRLFDMSGVRLARLPRSNRQGHRRMVCCSAWCEDNTSCNLFTCGFDRQAIGWNINIPALLLEK; the protein is encoded by the exons ATGCCGGTGGAGAGCAGTAGCAGCGGTGTGGTCCGGCAGGCCAAGCAGAAGAGAAAGTCTCACAGTCTGTCCATCAAGAGGACCAACAGCACTGAGCAGGAGCGCTCGGGCCTGCAAAGAGACATGCTGGATGGACAG TCGTCTGATAATCTGGAATGTTTGGCCAGAATGGAG GACTCCAAATTGCCTCTGTCCCTGAGGACCAACCTGATCGACCTGTTCAGTCAGATTGAGAGAGAGTTTGAGAATCTCTACATCGAGAACATTGAGC TTCGCAGAGAGATTGAGACGTTGAACGATCGCTTGACTGCGGACGGTCAGACCCTAGAAGGCACAGACTTGGCCAAAGGAGCCCTGAAAACAAAAA CGAGTCACAGCACCAGTCAGCTGTCACAGAAACTAAAGACCACCTACAAAGCGTCCACCAGCAAG ATTGTGTCCAGTTTCAAAACCACCACGTCCAGAGCTTTGTGTCAGCTGCTCAGAGAGTACGTGGGCCACAGAGACGGTATCTGGGACCTGAGCGTGACCCGGACCCAGCCCATGGTGCTTGGTACTGCATCTGCAG ACCACACAGCCATGTTGTGGAGCATCGAGACGGGGAAATGTCTCCTCAAATATCTGGGCCATCAAGGATCAG TGAACTCCATCAAATTCCACCCCACTGAACAAATGGCGCTAACAG CATCTGGAGACCAGACAGCTCACATCTGGAGGTTCATGGTGCAGTTGCCCACACCGCAGCCTGTCGTTGACGTCAGC CAACCCCTCTGCGACGACGACGTGGACGTTTCTGACAAAGACGAGGCTGAGGTGGAAGCGGAGGGTCCCAACGACTGCCCATCTGTGCGTGTGGCATCCACCACGCTGCGCAGCCACCAGGGCGTGGTCATTGCTGCCGACTGGCTGGTGGGGGGCAAGCAGGCGGTGACGGCCTCCTGGGACCGAGCCGCCAACCTTTACGACGTGGAGACATCGGAGCTAGTCCACTCGCTCACCG GTCACGACCAGGAGCTGACGCACTGCTGCACCCATCCCACCCAGCGCCTGGTGGTCACCTCATCTAGAGACACTACCTTCAGACTGTGGGACTTCAGAGACCCGTCCATCCACTCCGTCAATGTCTTCCAGGGACACACAGA CACGGTGACGTCTGCTGTCTTCACGGTGGGGGACAACGTGGTGTCAGGGAGCGATGACCGCACCGTCAAAGTGTGGGACCTGAAGAACATGAGGTCACCCATAGCAACCATCCGCACAGACTCTGCTGTCAACAG GATCAGCGTGTCAGTGAGTCAGAAGATCATTGCTCTCCCTCACGACAATCGGCAGGTCCGACTGTTCGACATGTCAGGAGTGCGACTGGCCCGCCTGCCCAGAAGTAACAGACAG GGTCACCGCCGCATGGTATGCTGCTCAGCGTGGTGTGAGGACAACACCTCCTGCAACTTGTTCACGTGCGGCTTTGACCGCCAGGCCATTGGCTGGAACATCAACATCCCCGCCCTCCTGCTGGAGAAGTGA
- the LOC129177528 gene encoding WD repeat-containing protein 37 isoform X1: MPVESSSSGVVRQAKQKRKSHSLSIKRTNSTEQERSGLQRDMLDGQSSDNLECLARMEDSKLPLSLRTNLIDLFSQIEREFENLYIENIELRREIETLNDRLTADGQTLEGTDLAKGALKTKTSHSTSQLSQKLKTTYKASTSKPRSNSCHAPVGGARNFSVSGWELWGGDSWIVSSFKTTTSRALCQLLREYVGHRDGIWDLSVTRTQPMVLGTASADHTAMLWSIETGKCLLKYLGHQGSVNSIKFHPTEQMALTASGDQTAHIWRFMVQLPTPQPVVDVSQPLCDDDVDVSDKDEAEVEAEGPNDCPSVRVASTTLRSHQGVVIAADWLVGGKQAVTASWDRAANLYDVETSELVHSLTGHDQELTHCCTHPTQRLVVTSSRDTTFRLWDFRDPSIHSVNVFQGHTDTVTSAVFTVGDNVVSGSDDRTVKVWDLKNMRSPIATIRTDSAVNRISVSVSQKIIALPHDNRQVRLFDMSGVRLARLPRSNRQGHRRMVCCSAWCEDNTSCNLFTCGFDRQAIGWNINIPALLLEK; encoded by the exons ATGCCGGTGGAGAGCAGTAGCAGCGGTGTGGTCCGGCAGGCCAAGCAGAAGAGAAAGTCTCACAGTCTGTCCATCAAGAGGACCAACAGCACTGAGCAGGAGCGCTCGGGCCTGCAAAGAGACATGCTGGATGGACAG TCGTCTGATAATCTGGAATGTTTGGCCAGAATGGAG GACTCCAAATTGCCTCTGTCCCTGAGGACCAACCTGATCGACCTGTTCAGTCAGATTGAGAGAGAGTTTGAGAATCTCTACATCGAGAACATTGAGC TTCGCAGAGAGATTGAGACGTTGAACGATCGCTTGACTGCGGACGGTCAGACCCTAGAAGGCACAGACTTGGCCAAAGGAGCCCTGAAAACAAAAA CGAGTCACAGCACCAGTCAGCTGTCACAGAAACTAAAGACCACCTACAAAGCGTCCACCAGCAAG CCGCGTTCAAACTCTTGCCACGCCCCCGTAGGCGGAGCCCGCAACTTCAGCGTAAGCGGGTGGGAGTTGTGGGGCGGAGACTCATGG ATTGTGTCCAGTTTCAAAACCACCACGTCCAGAGCTTTGTGTCAGCTGCTCAGAGAGTACGTGGGCCACAGAGACGGTATCTGGGACCTGAGCGTGACCCGGACCCAGCCCATGGTGCTTGGTACTGCATCTGCAG ACCACACAGCCATGTTGTGGAGCATCGAGACGGGGAAATGTCTCCTCAAATATCTGGGCCATCAAGGATCAG TGAACTCCATCAAATTCCACCCCACTGAACAAATGGCGCTAACAG CATCTGGAGACCAGACAGCTCACATCTGGAGGTTCATGGTGCAGTTGCCCACACCGCAGCCTGTCGTTGACGTCAGC CAACCCCTCTGCGACGACGACGTGGACGTTTCTGACAAAGACGAGGCTGAGGTGGAAGCGGAGGGTCCCAACGACTGCCCATCTGTGCGTGTGGCATCCACCACGCTGCGCAGCCACCAGGGCGTGGTCATTGCTGCCGACTGGCTGGTGGGGGGCAAGCAGGCGGTGACGGCCTCCTGGGACCGAGCCGCCAACCTTTACGACGTGGAGACATCGGAGCTAGTCCACTCGCTCACCG GTCACGACCAGGAGCTGACGCACTGCTGCACCCATCCCACCCAGCGCCTGGTGGTCACCTCATCTAGAGACACTACCTTCAGACTGTGGGACTTCAGAGACCCGTCCATCCACTCCGTCAATGTCTTCCAGGGACACACAGA CACGGTGACGTCTGCTGTCTTCACGGTGGGGGACAACGTGGTGTCAGGGAGCGATGACCGCACCGTCAAAGTGTGGGACCTGAAGAACATGAGGTCACCCATAGCAACCATCCGCACAGACTCTGCTGTCAACAG GATCAGCGTGTCAGTGAGTCAGAAGATCATTGCTCTCCCTCACGACAATCGGCAGGTCCGACTGTTCGACATGTCAGGAGTGCGACTGGCCCGCCTGCCCAGAAGTAACAGACAG GGTCACCGCCGCATGGTATGCTGCTCAGCGTGGTGTGAGGACAACACCTCCTGCAACTTGTTCACGTGCGGCTTTGACCGCCAGGCCATTGGCTGGAACATCAACATCCCCGCCCTCCTGCTGGAGAAGTGA
- the LOC129177528 gene encoding WD repeat-containing protein 37 isoform X4, giving the protein MPVESSSSGVVRQAKQKRKSHSLSIKRTNSTEQERSGLQRDMLDGQDSKLPLSLRTNLIDLFSQIEREFENLYIENIELRREIETLNDRLTADGQTLEGTDLAKGALKTKTSHSTSQLSQKLKTTYKASTSKIVSSFKTTTSRALCQLLREYVGHRDGIWDLSVTRTQPMVLGTASADHTAMLWSIETGKCLLKYLGHQGSVNSIKFHPTEQMALTASGDQTAHIWRFMVQLPTPQPVVDVSQPLCDDDVDVSDKDEAEVEAEGPNDCPSVRVASTTLRSHQGVVIAADWLVGGKQAVTASWDRAANLYDVETSELVHSLTGHDQELTHCCTHPTQRLVVTSSRDTTFRLWDFRDPSIHSVNVFQGHTDTVTSAVFTVGDNVVSGSDDRTVKVWDLKNMRSPIATIRTDSAVNRISVSVSQKIIALPHDNRQVRLFDMSGVRLARLPRSNRQGHRRMVCCSAWCEDNTSCNLFTCGFDRQAIGWNINIPALLLEK; this is encoded by the exons ATGCCGGTGGAGAGCAGTAGCAGCGGTGTGGTCCGGCAGGCCAAGCAGAAGAGAAAGTCTCACAGTCTGTCCATCAAGAGGACCAACAGCACTGAGCAGGAGCGCTCGGGCCTGCAAAGAGACATGCTGGATGGACAG GACTCCAAATTGCCTCTGTCCCTGAGGACCAACCTGATCGACCTGTTCAGTCAGATTGAGAGAGAGTTTGAGAATCTCTACATCGAGAACATTGAGC TTCGCAGAGAGATTGAGACGTTGAACGATCGCTTGACTGCGGACGGTCAGACCCTAGAAGGCACAGACTTGGCCAAAGGAGCCCTGAAAACAAAAA CGAGTCACAGCACCAGTCAGCTGTCACAGAAACTAAAGACCACCTACAAAGCGTCCACCAGCAAG ATTGTGTCCAGTTTCAAAACCACCACGTCCAGAGCTTTGTGTCAGCTGCTCAGAGAGTACGTGGGCCACAGAGACGGTATCTGGGACCTGAGCGTGACCCGGACCCAGCCCATGGTGCTTGGTACTGCATCTGCAG ACCACACAGCCATGTTGTGGAGCATCGAGACGGGGAAATGTCTCCTCAAATATCTGGGCCATCAAGGATCAG TGAACTCCATCAAATTCCACCCCACTGAACAAATGGCGCTAACAG CATCTGGAGACCAGACAGCTCACATCTGGAGGTTCATGGTGCAGTTGCCCACACCGCAGCCTGTCGTTGACGTCAGC CAACCCCTCTGCGACGACGACGTGGACGTTTCTGACAAAGACGAGGCTGAGGTGGAAGCGGAGGGTCCCAACGACTGCCCATCTGTGCGTGTGGCATCCACCACGCTGCGCAGCCACCAGGGCGTGGTCATTGCTGCCGACTGGCTGGTGGGGGGCAAGCAGGCGGTGACGGCCTCCTGGGACCGAGCCGCCAACCTTTACGACGTGGAGACATCGGAGCTAGTCCACTCGCTCACCG GTCACGACCAGGAGCTGACGCACTGCTGCACCCATCCCACCCAGCGCCTGGTGGTCACCTCATCTAGAGACACTACCTTCAGACTGTGGGACTTCAGAGACCCGTCCATCCACTCCGTCAATGTCTTCCAGGGACACACAGA CACGGTGACGTCTGCTGTCTTCACGGTGGGGGACAACGTGGTGTCAGGGAGCGATGACCGCACCGTCAAAGTGTGGGACCTGAAGAACATGAGGTCACCCATAGCAACCATCCGCACAGACTCTGCTGTCAACAG GATCAGCGTGTCAGTGAGTCAGAAGATCATTGCTCTCCCTCACGACAATCGGCAGGTCCGACTGTTCGACATGTCAGGAGTGCGACTGGCCCGCCTGCCCAGAAGTAACAGACAG GGTCACCGCCGCATGGTATGCTGCTCAGCGTGGTGTGAGGACAACACCTCCTGCAACTTGTTCACGTGCGGCTTTGACCGCCAGGCCATTGGCTGGAACATCAACATCCCCGCCCTCCTGCTGGAGAAGTGA